In the genome of Monodelphis domestica isolate mMonDom1 chromosome 2, mMonDom1.pri, whole genome shotgun sequence, one region contains:
- the LOC103098465 gene encoding zinc finger protein 501-like isoform X5, which produces MWENYQNLESVAGFSFPKPELILCLERGEEPWLPDCLGSPERRRILFFCTGEETGDKPRTPPWLWKGLEEVGALEGQPFRPQMDSSPSPGEDKLQSPARLWKSLEEVGALEGQLSRTQTEHSPSPVGDKPGTLPRLWRGLEEMGALLDGNKTSRAAPAQIIYWCTSDNKELIPCSVDFTPLPSPGFPKPYKCSHSSKDLIHLSSFSSYQRSYQCPQCGKLLGWNSDFTRHQRTHSGERPFSCPLCGKRFGHSSDFTRHKRTHTGERPYQCSECPKCFSRNSDLVTHQRTHTGEKPYSCGNCGRGFSRSSSLVTHQRVHTGEKPYQCRDCGKRFSLSPDLVKHQRIHTGEKPYKCSHCAKCFSHRANLITHQRVHTGEKPYKCRDCEKSFSQSSHLIIHQRGHTGERPYRCGDCKKSFSSRSYLITHRRVHTGEKPYSCGMCGKSFSQRTNLLTHQKLHGMEKEGVGGVASTGIARLGREA; this is translated from the exons caGGATTTTCGTTCCCTAAACCAGAGCTCATCTTATGCTTAGAAAGAGGTGAGGAACCATGGTTACCTGATTGCCTGGGATCTCCAGAAAGGAGAAGGATCCTGTTCTTCTGTACTGGTGAGGAGACAG GTGACAAGCCCAGGACTCCTCCCTGGCTTTGGAAAGGCCTGGAAGAAGTGGGGGCTCTTGAAGGACAACCTTTCAGACCTCAGATGGATAGTTCACCTTCTCCAGGAGAGGACAAGTTGCAGAGTCCTGCCAGGCTTTGGAAAAGTCTAGAAGAAGTGGGGGCCCTCGAAGGGCAACTTTCCAGAACCCAGACAGAGCATTCCCCTTCTCCAGTAGGTGACAAGCCAGGGACTCTGCCCAGGCTTTGGAGGGGCCTGGAAGAAATGGGAGCCCTGCTGGATGGAAATAAGACCTCCAGAGCTGCCCCGGCCCAGATCATCTACTGGTGCACGTCAGACAACAAGGAGCTGATCCCCTGCTCTGTGGACTTTACCCCACTGCCATCCCCAGGCTTCCCCAAGCCCTACAAGTGCTCCCACAGCAGCAAAGACCTCATCCACCTCTCCAGCTTCTCTAGTTACCAGCGAAGCTACCAGTGCCCTCAGTGCGGCAAGCTGCTTGGCTGGAACTCTGACTTTACCCGCCACCAGCGCACGCACAGCGGCGAGAGGCCCTTCAGCTGCCCCCTGTGTGGGAAGCGCTTTGGCCACAGCTCTGACTTTACCCGCCATAAGCGCACACACACCGGTGAGAGGCCTTACCAGTGCTCCGAGTGCCCCAAGTGCTTCAGCCGCAACTCGGACCTGGTCACGCACCAGCGAACACACACAGGCGAGAAGCCCTACTCGTGTGGGAACTGTGGCCGCGGCTTCAGCCGCAGTTCGTCGCTGGTCACGCACCAGCGTGTTCACACAGGAGAGAAGCCCTACCAGTGTCGAGACTGTGGCAAACGCTTCAGCCTCAGTCCAGACCTCGTCAAGCACCAGCGCATTCATACGGGGGAGAAGCCCTACAAGTGCAgccactgtgccaagtgcttcaGCCATCGGGCCAACCTCATCACCCACCAGCGAGTCCACACAGGTGAGAAGCCCTACAAGTGCCGAGACTGTGAGAAGAGCTTCAGTCAGAGCTCGCACCTCATCATCCACCAGCGGGGCCACACTGGGGAGCGCCCCTATCGCTGCGGCGACTGCAAGAAAAGCTTCAGCAGCCGCTCCTACCTCATTACACACCGCCGTGTCCACACGGGGGAGAAGCCATATTCCTGTGGCATGTGCGGGAAAAGCTTCAGCCAGAGGACCAACCTTCTCACACACCAGAAACTCCATGGGATGGAGAAGGAGGGAGTGGGAGGGGTGGCTTCCACTGGGATTGCCAGGCTAGGGCGAGAGGCTTAA
- the LOC103098465 gene encoding zinc finger protein 501-like isoform X7 produces the protein MWENYQNLESVGFSFPKPELILCLERGEEPWLPDCLGSPERRRILFFCTGDKPRTPPWLWKGLEEVGALEGQPFRPQMDSSPSPGEDKLQSPARLWKSLEEVGALEGQLSRTQTEHSPSPVGDKPGTLPRLWRGLEEMGALLDGNKTSRAAPAQIIYWCTSDNKELIPCSVDFTPLPSPGFPKPYKCSHSSKDLIHLSSFSSYQRSYQCPQCGKLLGWNSDFTRHQRTHSGERPFSCPLCGKRFGHSSDFTRHKRTHTGERPYQCSECPKCFSRNSDLVTHQRTHTGEKPYSCGNCGRGFSRSSSLVTHQRVHTGEKPYQCRDCGKRFSLSPDLVKHQRIHTGEKPYKCSHCAKCFSHRANLITHQRVHTGEKPYKCRDCEKSFSQSSHLIIHQRGHTGERPYRCGDCKKSFSSRSYLITHRRVHTGEKPYSCGMCGKSFSQRTNLLTHQKLHGMEKEGVGGVASTGIARLGREA, from the exons GATTTTCGTTCCCTAAACCAGAGCTCATCTTATGCTTAGAAAGAGGTGAGGAACCATGGTTACCTGATTGCCTGGGATCTCCAGAAAGGAGAAGGATCCTGTTCTTCTGTACTG GTGACAAGCCCAGGACTCCTCCCTGGCTTTGGAAAGGCCTGGAAGAAGTGGGGGCTCTTGAAGGACAACCTTTCAGACCTCAGATGGATAGTTCACCTTCTCCAGGAGAGGACAAGTTGCAGAGTCCTGCCAGGCTTTGGAAAAGTCTAGAAGAAGTGGGGGCCCTCGAAGGGCAACTTTCCAGAACCCAGACAGAGCATTCCCCTTCTCCAGTAGGTGACAAGCCAGGGACTCTGCCCAGGCTTTGGAGGGGCCTGGAAGAAATGGGAGCCCTGCTGGATGGAAATAAGACCTCCAGAGCTGCCCCGGCCCAGATCATCTACTGGTGCACGTCAGACAACAAGGAGCTGATCCCCTGCTCTGTGGACTTTACCCCACTGCCATCCCCAGGCTTCCCCAAGCCCTACAAGTGCTCCCACAGCAGCAAAGACCTCATCCACCTCTCCAGCTTCTCTAGTTACCAGCGAAGCTACCAGTGCCCTCAGTGCGGCAAGCTGCTTGGCTGGAACTCTGACTTTACCCGCCACCAGCGCACGCACAGCGGCGAGAGGCCCTTCAGCTGCCCCCTGTGTGGGAAGCGCTTTGGCCACAGCTCTGACTTTACCCGCCATAAGCGCACACACACCGGTGAGAGGCCTTACCAGTGCTCCGAGTGCCCCAAGTGCTTCAGCCGCAACTCGGACCTGGTCACGCACCAGCGAACACACACAGGCGAGAAGCCCTACTCGTGTGGGAACTGTGGCCGCGGCTTCAGCCGCAGTTCGTCGCTGGTCACGCACCAGCGTGTTCACACAGGAGAGAAGCCCTACCAGTGTCGAGACTGTGGCAAACGCTTCAGCCTCAGTCCAGACCTCGTCAAGCACCAGCGCATTCATACGGGGGAGAAGCCCTACAAGTGCAgccactgtgccaagtgcttcaGCCATCGGGCCAACCTCATCACCCACCAGCGAGTCCACACAGGTGAGAAGCCCTACAAGTGCCGAGACTGTGAGAAGAGCTTCAGTCAGAGCTCGCACCTCATCATCCACCAGCGGGGCCACACTGGGGAGCGCCCCTATCGCTGCGGCGACTGCAAGAAAAGCTTCAGCAGCCGCTCCTACCTCATTACACACCGCCGTGTCCACACGGGGGAGAAGCCATATTCCTGTGGCATGTGCGGGAAAAGCTTCAGCCAGAGGACCAACCTTCTCACACACCAGAAACTCCATGGGATGGAGAAGGAGGGAGTGGGAGGGGTGGCTTCCACTGGGATTGCCAGGCTAGGGCGAGAGGCTTAA
- the LOC103098465 gene encoding zinc finger protein 501-like isoform X6, with amino-acid sequence MWENYQNLESVGFSFPKPELILCLERGEEPWLPDCLGSPERRRILFFCTGEETGDKPRTPPWLWKGLEEVGALEGQPFRPQMDSSPSPGEDKLQSPARLWKSLEEVGALEGQLSRTQTEHSPSPVGDKPGTLPRLWRGLEEMGALLDGNKTSRAAPAQIIYWCTSDNKELIPCSVDFTPLPSPGFPKPYKCSHSSKDLIHLSSFSSYQRSYQCPQCGKLLGWNSDFTRHQRTHSGERPFSCPLCGKRFGHSSDFTRHKRTHTGERPYQCSECPKCFSRNSDLVTHQRTHTGEKPYSCGNCGRGFSRSSSLVTHQRVHTGEKPYQCRDCGKRFSLSPDLVKHQRIHTGEKPYKCSHCAKCFSHRANLITHQRVHTGEKPYKCRDCEKSFSQSSHLIIHQRGHTGERPYRCGDCKKSFSSRSYLITHRRVHTGEKPYSCGMCGKSFSQRTNLLTHQKLHGMEKEGVGGVASTGIARLGREA; translated from the exons GATTTTCGTTCCCTAAACCAGAGCTCATCTTATGCTTAGAAAGAGGTGAGGAACCATGGTTACCTGATTGCCTGGGATCTCCAGAAAGGAGAAGGATCCTGTTCTTCTGTACTGGTGAGGAGACAG GTGACAAGCCCAGGACTCCTCCCTGGCTTTGGAAAGGCCTGGAAGAAGTGGGGGCTCTTGAAGGACAACCTTTCAGACCTCAGATGGATAGTTCACCTTCTCCAGGAGAGGACAAGTTGCAGAGTCCTGCCAGGCTTTGGAAAAGTCTAGAAGAAGTGGGGGCCCTCGAAGGGCAACTTTCCAGAACCCAGACAGAGCATTCCCCTTCTCCAGTAGGTGACAAGCCAGGGACTCTGCCCAGGCTTTGGAGGGGCCTGGAAGAAATGGGAGCCCTGCTGGATGGAAATAAGACCTCCAGAGCTGCCCCGGCCCAGATCATCTACTGGTGCACGTCAGACAACAAGGAGCTGATCCCCTGCTCTGTGGACTTTACCCCACTGCCATCCCCAGGCTTCCCCAAGCCCTACAAGTGCTCCCACAGCAGCAAAGACCTCATCCACCTCTCCAGCTTCTCTAGTTACCAGCGAAGCTACCAGTGCCCTCAGTGCGGCAAGCTGCTTGGCTGGAACTCTGACTTTACCCGCCACCAGCGCACGCACAGCGGCGAGAGGCCCTTCAGCTGCCCCCTGTGTGGGAAGCGCTTTGGCCACAGCTCTGACTTTACCCGCCATAAGCGCACACACACCGGTGAGAGGCCTTACCAGTGCTCCGAGTGCCCCAAGTGCTTCAGCCGCAACTCGGACCTGGTCACGCACCAGCGAACACACACAGGCGAGAAGCCCTACTCGTGTGGGAACTGTGGCCGCGGCTTCAGCCGCAGTTCGTCGCTGGTCACGCACCAGCGTGTTCACACAGGAGAGAAGCCCTACCAGTGTCGAGACTGTGGCAAACGCTTCAGCCTCAGTCCAGACCTCGTCAAGCACCAGCGCATTCATACGGGGGAGAAGCCCTACAAGTGCAgccactgtgccaagtgcttcaGCCATCGGGCCAACCTCATCACCCACCAGCGAGTCCACACAGGTGAGAAGCCCTACAAGTGCCGAGACTGTGAGAAGAGCTTCAGTCAGAGCTCGCACCTCATCATCCACCAGCGGGGCCACACTGGGGAGCGCCCCTATCGCTGCGGCGACTGCAAGAAAAGCTTCAGCAGCCGCTCCTACCTCATTACACACCGCCGTGTCCACACGGGGGAGAAGCCATATTCCTGTGGCATGTGCGGGAAAAGCTTCAGCCAGAGGACCAACCTTCTCACACACCAGAAACTCCATGGGATGGAGAAGGAGGGAGTGGGAGGGGTGGCTTCCACTGGGATTGCCAGGCTAGGGCGAGAGGCTTAA